In one Brassica oleracea var. oleracea cultivar TO1000 chromosome C9, BOL, whole genome shotgun sequence genomic region, the following are encoded:
- the LOC106316141 gene encoding glycerophosphodiester phosphodiesterase GDPDL4-like — protein MITYMQDNPSMFRLRASKFLLLYVLILSQFLSTQLLAQRSKSPWQTLTGEAPLIIARGGFSGMFPDSSVTAYSFVSATSVPDAVLWCDVQLTKDGVGICFPDVTMYKDSNVQDAYPKRKNSYLLNGVPTQDWFTIDFTSKDLKSVFLIRGILSRSPAFDDNRNIISPIENIEHYFKPAGFWLNVQHDAFYAQHNLSMSRFLLSVSQTVIIDYLSYPELKFFRDIGSRFGKTGPKFVFRFLEKDEVEVSTNQTYGSLMTNLTFINMFASGVLVPKSYIWPVDEDQYLLPHTTFVQDAHKEGLQVYASGFANDFDLAYNYSYVPLAEYLSFMDNGNFSVDGVVSDFPLTASSAVDCFSHLGSTASSTQGDFFVISKNGASGDYPGCSDLAYSKAIEDGADIIDYAIQMSSHRIPFCLNSSNLLEGTNVFQSPFINRSSTVPEIAPHAGLYSFSLRWTEIKTLRLAMTHPYSLGFNLFRNPREKSSEKIVSLYDFLILANKSSSLVGVLISVENVAYLREKQGIDVVKEVLYAFKEACYINATKRVMIQSSNSPVLVDFKKQSPYEIVYQVEKNVGDIVDSAIEEIKKFADAVVVSRLSVYSTRNFFLTGQTHLVEKLHKFNLPIYVKTFRNEFVSQPWDFFSDATVEINTYVAGAGVSGTITEFPLTAARYKRNRCLTRKDHPSYMPLVKPAGLLGFVNHDSPHPAFTADDVTEPPLPPVTFRTPPNIPGPLSTDEKAPNSKTRLTPPLLLPALAMALASLLLLSSLSIL, from the exons ATGATCACATACATGCAAGATAATCCATCGATGTTTAGGCTTCGAGCTTCCAAGTTTCTACTACTCTATGTTCTCATCTTGAGCCAGTTTCTATCTACTCAACTCCTTGCTCAAAGATCTAAATCTCCATGGCAGACACTCACTG GAGAGGCTCCTCTTATCATTGCACGTGGTGGGTTTTCTGGGATGTTTCCAGATTCAAGCGTAACTGCTTACAGTTTTGTGTCGGCTACAAGTGTTCCCGATGCTGTCTTGTGGTGTGATGTGCAACTTACAAAGGATGGAGTTGGGATTTGCTTCCCTGACGTGACCATGTACAAAGATTCTAACGTCCAAGATGCTTACCCTAAACGGAAAAACTCTTACCTTCTTAACGGAGTCCCTACTCAGGACTGGTTCACCATTGACTTCACCTCCAAGGATCTCAAAAGCGTGTTCT TGATCCGAGGGATATTGTCACGGTCACCGGCATTCGATGACAACAGAAACATTATTTCACCAATTGAGAACATAGAACATTATTTCAAACCTGCGGGGTTTTGGCTTAATGTTCAG CACGATGCGTTCTATGCGCAACACAATCTAAGCATGAGCAGATTTCTGCTATCAGTTTCCCAAACTGTGATCATCGACTACCTCTCTTACCCTGAATTGAAGTTCTTCCGGGACATCGGTAGCCGGTTTGGTAAAACCGGGCCAAAGTTTGTGTTCAGATTCCTTGAGAAAGATGAGGTTGAGGTGTCAACTAATCAAACCTATGGATCTCTGATGACAAACTTAACATTCATCAACATGTTTGCTTCAGGCGTTCTTGTTCCCAAGTCTTACATATGGCCGGTCGACGAAGACCAGTACTTGCTTCCCCATACAACCTTTGTTCAAGATGCTCATAAAGAAGGGTTACAAGTATATGCCTCAGGCTTTGCAAATGATTTTGATTTGGCATATAACTATAGTTATGTTCCATTGGCTGAGTACTTATCTTTCATGGACAACGGGAACTTCTCTGTGGATGGTGTTGTATCTGATTTTCCATTAACCGCATCCTCGGCTGTTG ACTGTTTCTCCCATCTTGGAAGTACTGCTTCTTCAACGCAAGGGGATTTTTTTGTTATATCGAAAAATGGAGCAAGTGGAGACTACCCTGGATGCTCTGACTTGGCCTATTCAAAGGCTATCGAAGACGGTGCTGATATCATAGATTATGCGATTCAAATGTCATCACACAGGATCCCGTTTTGCTTAAACTCAAGCAATCTTTTAGAGGGCACCAACGTTTTCCAAAGTCCTTTCATAAACCGCTCATCAACTGTTCCTGAGATCGCCCCACATGCTGGATTATACAGCTTTAGTCTGAGATGGACTGAGATTAAGACACTGAGAC TTGCAATGACCCACCCCTACAGCTTGGGATTTAACTTGTTTAGGAACCCGAGAGAGAAAAGTTCAGAGAAGATTGTCTCACTCTATGACTTCCTGATCTTGGCGAATAAATCTAGCTCACTAGTTGGTGTGTTGATCAGCGTGGAG AATGTAGCATACCTAAGAGAGAAGCAAGGGATAGACGTTGTTAAAGAAGTTTTATACGCATTCAAAGAAGCCTGTTACATCAACGCGACCAAACGGGTTATGATTCAGTCATCTAACAGCCCAGTCTTGGTTGACTTCAAGAAACAGAGCCCATACGAGATAGTCTACCAAGTGGAAAAAAATGTCGGCGACATCGTCGACTCTGCGATCGAAGAGATTAAGAAGTTCGCTGACGCTGTTGTTGTCAGCAGACTATCGGTCTACTCGACCAGAAACTTCTTCCTCACCGGACAGACTCATCTAGTGGAGAAGCTGCACAAGTTTAATCTTCCGATTTACGTTAAAACGTTCCGGAATGAGTTTGTTTCTCAGCCTTGGGATTTCTTCTCTGATGCGACCGTTGAGATAAACACGTATGTTGCTGGAGCTGGTGTCAGTGGAACCATCACTGAGTTCCCTCTCACTGCTGCGAGATACAAAA GGAACCGGTGCTTGACCCGCAAAGACCACCCTTCTTACATGCCTCTGGTTAAGCCAGCTGGCCTCTTAGGATTCGTGAATCATGATTCTCCACACCCGGCTTTCACAGCTGATGATGTCACTGAACCACCACTACCTCCAGTCACATTTAGAACTCCACCCAACATCCCTGGACCCTTATCAACTGATGAAAAAGCTCCTAACAGTAAAACCCGGCTCACTCCACCTCTTCTTCTTCCTGCACTCGCTATGGCTCTCGCATCTCTTCTACTTCTTTCATCACTATCGATCTTGTAA